The following are encoded together in the Nocardioides thalensis genome:
- a CDS encoding alpha/beta fold hydrolase, with amino-acid sequence MLAHERFGSGETLVLVHGIGHRRQAWYPVAEQLAEHREVVLFDLPGHGESPALVTNGRPIKEVLQEQLIEFFGELGIDRPHIAGNSLGGRIALEAAADGLVSSATALAPAGFWRDDRDFAYIRAHFAVLMTAARVTAPFAPSLATSAVARRAMLASIMRYGDRLEAERVLGDLGSMVAARKALRTIIRSGFPFDAEIAADVPVTIAWGTKDRVLLPYQAARARQQLPHAEHVWLPGSGHVPMSDDVDRVVDVLLRGSSHGLRASVADVA; translated from the coding sequence ATGCTGGCTCACGAACGGTTCGGCTCGGGCGAGACTCTCGTGCTGGTGCACGGCATCGGGCACCGCCGGCAGGCCTGGTACCCCGTCGCCGAGCAGCTGGCCGAGCATCGCGAGGTGGTCCTGTTCGACCTGCCGGGGCATGGCGAGTCGCCCGCGCTCGTGACCAACGGCCGACCGATCAAGGAGGTGCTCCAGGAGCAGTTGATCGAGTTCTTCGGAGAGCTCGGCATCGACCGGCCGCACATCGCCGGCAACTCGCTCGGAGGCCGGATCGCCCTGGAGGCCGCGGCGGACGGGCTGGTCAGCAGTGCGACCGCGCTGGCCCCTGCCGGGTTCTGGCGCGACGACCGCGACTTCGCCTACATCCGCGCCCACTTCGCCGTACTCATGACGGCCGCGCGCGTGACCGCTCCGTTCGCCCCGTCGCTCGCGACGTCGGCCGTCGCACGCCGCGCGATGCTCGCGTCGATCATGCGGTACGGCGACCGCCTCGAGGCGGAGCGCGTGCTCGGTGACCTCGGCAGCATGGTCGCCGCGCGCAAGGCGTTGCGCACCATCATCCGGAGCGGCTTCCCGTTCGACGCCGAGATCGCCGCCGACGTGCCCGTCACGATCGCGTGGGGCACCAAGGACCGCGTCCTGCTGCCCTACCAGGCCGCCCGCGCCCGCCAGCAGCTGCCGCACGCCGAGCACGTCTGGCTGCCGGGCAGCGGCCACGTCCCGATGTCCGACGACGTCGACCGGGTCGTCGACGTGCTGTTGCGCGGCTCGAGCCACGGCCTGCGCGCGTCCGTCGCCGACGTCGCCTGA